A genomic region of Rhodococcus pyridinivorans contains the following coding sequences:
- a CDS encoding PadR family transcriptional regulator: MFIEKDLVAASATPLVLGILAEGESYGYAIIKRVNELSQGRMQWTDGMLYPLLHRLERAGHVSATWRVADNGRRRKHYAITDAGREVLTERAAQWTVVAEALHQVWQSAQLPPAVAPGWS, translated from the coding sequence ATGTTCATCGAGAAGGATTTGGTGGCCGCGTCCGCCACCCCGCTCGTGCTCGGCATCCTCGCCGAGGGCGAGTCGTACGGGTATGCGATCATCAAACGCGTCAACGAGCTGTCGCAGGGCCGGATGCAGTGGACCGACGGGATGCTCTATCCCCTCCTGCACCGTCTCGAGCGGGCGGGGCACGTGTCCGCCACCTGGCGTGTCGCCGACAACGGGCGGCGCCGCAAGCACTACGCCATCACCGACGCGGGCCGGGAAGTCCTCACCGAACGGGCGGCGCAGTGGACGGTCGTCGCCGAGGCCCTGCACCAGGTGTGGCAGTCGGCCCAGTTGCCTCCCGCCGTCGCGCCGGGGTGGTCGTGA
- a CDS encoding hydroxymethylglutaryl-CoA lyase, with product MILRDVTLRDGLQLTGKLLPTERKVEIVRALLAAGVPELEIGSLARADLVPPMANTLDLVAALTEEELDRCWIWVATPRHVEKAIAAGARRFQYCFSVSDAHNRANIGRDTADSIAAMPAAIERAHAVGGGIQLCLATAFTCPFDGPVDPDRVVEIACDPRTDGAADIVVADTLGQAVPGQVSSLVARLAAESPDRRIVYHGHDTWGLGVANSLAAIDAGATVVDGALAGLGGCPFAPGASGNTASEDLLFATRPSWLDPEVFGALVRLGEDIVAELDEPNRSRARKGARSEAEAFDWALR from the coding sequence GTGATCCTGCGCGACGTGACGCTGCGCGACGGACTGCAGCTGACCGGCAAACTGCTCCCCACCGAACGCAAGGTGGAGATCGTCCGGGCGCTGCTCGCCGCGGGCGTGCCCGAACTCGAGATCGGGTCCCTGGCCCGCGCCGACCTCGTGCCGCCGATGGCGAACACCCTCGACCTCGTCGCAGCGCTGACCGAGGAGGAACTCGACCGCTGCTGGATCTGGGTCGCTACGCCGCGCCACGTCGAGAAGGCGATCGCGGCCGGTGCCCGACGGTTCCAGTACTGCTTCTCGGTCTCCGACGCCCATAACCGCGCCAACATCGGCCGCGACACCGCGGACAGCATCGCCGCGATGCCGGCGGCGATCGAACGCGCCCACGCCGTCGGCGGCGGTATCCAGTTGTGCCTGGCCACGGCGTTCACGTGCCCGTTCGACGGGCCGGTCGATCCCGACCGGGTCGTGGAGATCGCATGCGATCCGCGCACCGACGGGGCCGCCGACATCGTCGTCGCCGACACCCTGGGCCAGGCCGTGCCCGGCCAGGTGTCGTCGCTGGTCGCGCGCCTGGCCGCCGAATCCCCCGACCGACGGATCGTCTACCACGGTCACGACACGTGGGGTCTCGGTGTCGCCAACAGCCTCGCCGCGATCGACGCCGGGGCGACCGTCGTCGACGGCGCACTCGCCGGCCTGGGCGGGTGCCCGTTCGCACCGGGTGCGAGCGGCAACACCGCGAGCGAGGACCTGCTGTTCGCGACCCGCCCGTCGTGGCTGGACCCGGAGGTCTTCGGCGCCCTGGTCCGGCTCGGCGAGGACATCGTCGCCGAACTGGACGAACCGAACCGGTCGCGTGCCCGGAAGGGCGCCCGCTCCGAGGCCGAGGCCTTCGACTGGGCCCTCCGGTGA
- a CDS encoding glycerate kinase family protein: MTRILIAPDSFKGTYTAVEVADAIASGVESAGHTAIRMPVADGGEGTLDALAGPLGLARIEVEAVNPWRAPCRGLLGMSPDGTAVVELATASGITTPHDGPRDAVTADTYGTGMVMAEAVRRGARHIVVAAGGSATTDGGAGAIAAIDERGGLDDARVTVLSDVTTRYTDAARIFGPQKGADTAAVALLTRRLEERALTLPRDPREVDGSGAAGGFSGGMWSRFGAELRSGADFVLDAVEFDDAVRTADLVVVGEGRLDGQSRAGKIVSAILARCSDVPVVAVVGSVGDDLGDYRDRFADVVVASDAESLTRAGRTLRT; encoded by the coding sequence GTGACCCGCATCCTGATCGCCCCCGACAGCTTCAAGGGCACCTACACCGCCGTCGAGGTCGCCGACGCGATCGCCTCCGGTGTGGAGAGCGCCGGGCACACCGCGATCCGGATGCCCGTCGCGGACGGCGGCGAGGGCACTCTCGACGCGCTCGCCGGGCCGCTCGGTCTCGCCCGGATCGAGGTCGAGGCCGTGAACCCGTGGCGCGCACCGTGCCGCGGACTGCTGGGGATGTCGCCGGACGGCACGGCCGTCGTCGAACTCGCGACGGCGAGCGGCATCACCACTCCGCACGACGGTCCGCGCGACGCCGTCACCGCCGACACCTACGGCACCGGGATGGTCATGGCCGAAGCCGTCCGGCGCGGAGCACGGCACATCGTCGTCGCGGCCGGTGGGTCGGCGACGACCGACGGGGGCGCAGGTGCGATCGCCGCGATCGACGAGCGGGGTGGGCTCGACGACGCCCGCGTCACCGTGCTGTCCGACGTGACGACCCGCTACACCGATGCGGCACGGATCTTCGGGCCGCAGAAGGGCGCCGATACGGCAGCCGTCGCGCTGCTCACGCGCCGCCTCGAAGAGAGGGCGCTGACCCTCCCCCGCGACCCGCGGGAGGTCGACGGCTCTGGAGCGGCCGGGGGTTTCTCCGGTGGGATGTGGTCGCGGTTCGGTGCAGAACTGCGGTCGGGAGCCGACTTCGTGCTCGACGCAGTGGAATTCGACGACGCCGTGCGCACCGCCGATCTCGTCGTGGTTGGCGAGGGACGGCTCGACGGCCAGTCGCGGGCGGGCAAGATCGTCTCGGCGATCCTCGCGCGCTGCAGCGACGTTCCGGTGGTCGCGGTGGTCGGTTCGGTCGGCGACGACCTCGGCGACTACCGCGATCGGTTCGCCGATGTCGTCGTCGCATCCGATGCGGAATCGCTGACGCGCGCCGGTCGGACACTGCGCACCTGA
- a CDS encoding LppA family lipoprotein, translated as MTSVWSFRLGACVVVPAALLAACTTTVTPVAMPEPVATTSAGAVEFYTAVQRDVLTALSAEFPSVRFEPKYASTTAGCTLPDGTSGLTVHLPIHGSGRPVPVDELDRAARVFEDTAARAGFHGRHVLPPDTGLAVRMFAADGSYITFGSYVAATVGLTVGCYPE; from the coding sequence GTGACCTCTGTGTGGAGTTTTCGGCTCGGGGCGTGCGTCGTCGTTCCGGCAGCACTGCTCGCGGCGTGCACCACCACGGTGACCCCGGTCGCGATGCCCGAACCGGTCGCCACGACCAGCGCGGGCGCGGTCGAGTTCTACACCGCCGTGCAGCGCGACGTCCTCACCGCGCTGTCCGCCGAGTTCCCCAGCGTGCGCTTCGAACCGAAGTACGCGAGCACCACCGCGGGATGCACGCTGCCCGACGGCACCTCGGGCCTGACGGTGCACCTCCCGATCCACGGCTCGGGCAGGCCGGTGCCGGTCGACGAACTAGACCGTGCGGCCAGGGTCTTCGAGGACACCGCCGCGCGGGCGGGCTTCCACGGTCGTCATGTGCTGCCTCCGGATACCGGTCTCGCCGTCCGGATGTTCGCGGCCGACGGCTCGTACATCACCTTCGGCAGTTACGTCGCCGCGACCGTCGGACTCACCGTCGGTTGTTACCCGGAGTAG
- a CDS encoding alpha/beta hydrolase, with the protein MDDLAGWDPDALERTATELAACADAVDAVAGDVARSASFGDAWSGAAHDGATSAFASYGRDLAAQAESYRRVSACARFVVPRLRALHSELGELQTRAAARGFPLDADELLAASLRSLLVRADGLDREAAARLSVESEPPGTVLGEQGRLHTAIARSGSTTLPVLPDPATDPVQVAQWWNGLDDTARTALVAEHPERIGALDGLPAAVRDLANRALLDDERRRLESVATQLRAELDAMFLGGTVIDSLGVTGLFTDADAGLEQTVWKIEALAAIDATLAHGDRQLLALDLSGREAMAAVAVGDVDTAEHLAVFVPGAGSTVQDNLQGYDTQVAALRDAARLHLTGGDPSVAAVTWLNYQAPQWGWGLAFTERSPVSDLAARIAAPRLVDFLDGIAASRPDDPRITTVGHSYGAVVSGLALRETGAVDAAVFVGAPGIGTGDVTDLRIPPGSAYLVEAERDIVADVGTFGGDPSFLDGLTHLPAGPGTTTAGVPLAGITGHSSYLTPGTSSSHHIAGVVAGTAERSTP; encoded by the coding sequence GTGGACGATCTGGCGGGGTGGGATCCGGATGCGCTCGAGCGCACGGCGACCGAGCTCGCGGCATGTGCCGATGCCGTCGACGCCGTGGCCGGCGACGTCGCGCGGTCGGCGTCCTTCGGCGACGCCTGGAGCGGTGCGGCGCATGACGGAGCGACGTCCGCATTCGCCTCGTACGGGCGGGATCTCGCGGCACAGGCCGAGTCGTATCGGCGAGTGTCCGCATGTGCGCGGTTCGTCGTGCCGCGACTGCGGGCACTGCACTCTGAACTGGGCGAGCTGCAGACCAGGGCCGCTGCGCGGGGTTTCCCGCTCGACGCCGACGAATTGCTCGCGGCGTCGCTGCGATCGCTGCTCGTCCGTGCCGATGGGCTCGACCGCGAGGCCGCCGCTCGCCTGAGTGTCGAATCCGAGCCGCCGGGAACGGTTCTCGGCGAACAGGGTCGCCTACATACCGCGATCGCGCGGTCCGGATCGACGACGCTGCCGGTCCTGCCGGATCCGGCCACCGATCCCGTGCAGGTCGCGCAGTGGTGGAACGGTCTCGACGACACGGCACGCACCGCGCTGGTCGCCGAACATCCCGAACGGATCGGCGCCCTCGACGGACTACCCGCTGCGGTTCGCGATCTCGCCAATCGTGCCCTGCTCGACGACGAACGTCGCCGCCTCGAATCCGTCGCGACACAACTGCGGGCCGAACTCGACGCGATGTTCCTCGGTGGCACCGTGATCGACAGTCTCGGCGTCACCGGACTGTTCACCGACGCCGATGCCGGGCTCGAACAGACGGTGTGGAAGATCGAGGCCCTCGCCGCGATCGACGCGACCCTCGCCCACGGCGACCGGCAATTGCTCGCCCTCGACCTGTCCGGACGCGAAGCGATGGCGGCGGTGGCCGTCGGGGACGTCGACACCGCCGAGCATCTGGCCGTCTTCGTCCCCGGCGCCGGCTCGACCGTGCAGGACAATCTGCAGGGCTACGACACGCAGGTCGCGGCGCTGCGCGACGCCGCTCGGCTCCACCTCACCGGCGGCGATCCCTCCGTCGCGGCGGTCACCTGGCTGAATTACCAGGCGCCCCAATGGGGATGGGGTCTCGCGTTCACCGAGCGCAGTCCGGTCTCCGACCTCGCCGCCCGGATCGCCGCGCCTCGCCTGGTCGACTTCCTCGACGGCATCGCGGCCTCGCGTCCCGACGACCCGCGTATCACCACGGTCGGGCATTCCTACGGGGCCGTCGTCTCTGGTCTGGCGCTGAGGGAGACCGGTGCGGTCGATGCCGCGGTGTTCGTCGGGGCTCCGGGGATCGGGACCGGCGACGTGACCGACCTGCGGATCCCACCCGGCTCCGCCTATCTCGTCGAAGCCGAGCGCGACATCGTCGCCGACGTCGGAACCTTCGGTGGCGACCCGAGCTTCCTCGACGGCCTGACGCATCTTCCCGCCGGTCCGGGCACCACCACCGCCGGAGTCCCGCTCGCGGGCATCACCGGCCACAGCTCGTATCTCACCCCCGGAACGTCGAGTTCCCACCACATCGCCGGTGTCGTCGCGGGCACCGCAGAACGGAGTACGCCGTGA
- a CDS encoding ABC transporter permease: protein MSGNPIRRVALRNLAAHKVRLALTVLSVVLGTAFITGSFVFTDTLQRTFDGIFGDVAQGVDVRVSTEQYGTSGVPIEAVDQVVALPGVERTSPSIGGGIIVLDSEGAAIQTGGAPAEGYAYIPPDRLVGEPETFVAGGPPAESGQIALNESAAERGDLSIGDSTTVLTISQGMVPVTVSGIYELETDTGGYIGALFTEEQASQLFTDGRHIGFLDVAGDGSLSPEQLRDEIAAALPELKVQTGAEVTEETKSQVAEALNFLNYFLLAFGAIALLVGTFIIYNTFSMIVAQRLRELALLRAIGASRKQVGRSVTLEAFVVGLIGSIIGIAAGVALAYGLRAALNAADLGLPSGPLQLSPRTVIVALLVGVVVTMVSAYAPARRATHVPPVAAMREESTATVESLRIRTIIGVLCAIVGAALVVVGAQQVGGGAASTVGIGAFLLILSVLFAAPALSRPVVNALGAVFARPFGAIGRLARTNATRNPRRTAATAFALTLGLMLVSVIGVFGSSAKASVDALVDNGVEADFMLTGPQMFGVPAPAAEAVRGVDGIEEVVPAYGVQAKIDEDFEFGTGAGGPLQDVLDLDMVAGAFEVTGNEILVSQASADDHGWEVGSTVPLTSRDGDTVDTTVAGIFADNQLIGPWVVSQELFEQFTPPNNRSALVVLMNTVDGADPETVRASIEEAVKDYVIVQVLDREQFKGQQAQQIDMLLAILYGLLALAVVIAILGIVNTLALSVVERRREIGMLRAVGMQRAQVRRTIYLESLLIAVFGAVVGVVLGLAFGWAFVRTLADQGLDIISVPWSQVVGMLVASGIIGVLAALWPGQRAAKTPPLEAISDM from the coding sequence ATGAGTGGGAATCCCATCCGCAGGGTTGCCCTGCGCAACCTCGCCGCACACAAGGTGCGGCTCGCCCTGACCGTGCTCTCCGTGGTGCTCGGCACGGCCTTCATCACCGGTTCGTTCGTCTTCACCGACACACTGCAGCGCACCTTCGACGGCATCTTCGGCGACGTCGCCCAGGGCGTCGACGTCCGCGTCAGCACCGAGCAGTACGGCACCAGCGGTGTCCCGATCGAGGCCGTCGACCAGGTCGTCGCCCTCCCCGGCGTCGAGCGCACGTCCCCGTCGATCGGTGGCGGCATCATCGTCCTCGACTCCGAGGGCGCCGCGATCCAGACCGGAGGCGCACCCGCCGAGGGTTACGCCTACATCCCGCCCGACCGTCTCGTCGGCGAACCGGAGACCTTCGTGGCCGGTGGACCACCCGCGGAGAGCGGGCAGATCGCGCTCAACGAGAGCGCGGCCGAACGCGGTGATCTCTCGATCGGCGACAGCACGACCGTGCTCACCATCTCGCAGGGCATGGTGCCGGTGACCGTCAGCGGCATCTACGAACTCGAGACCGACACCGGCGGCTACATCGGTGCGTTGTTCACCGAGGAACAGGCCTCCCAGCTGTTCACCGACGGCCGGCACATCGGCTTCCTCGACGTCGCAGGCGACGGTTCGCTCTCGCCCGAGCAGCTGCGTGACGAGATTGCGGCAGCGCTGCCCGAGCTGAAGGTGCAGACCGGAGCCGAGGTCACCGAGGAGACCAAGTCGCAGGTCGCCGAGGCCCTGAACTTCCTCAACTACTTCCTGCTCGCGTTCGGCGCGATCGCACTGCTCGTCGGCACGTTCATCATCTACAACACCTTCTCGATGATCGTCGCCCAGCGACTACGCGAACTCGCCCTGCTCCGCGCGATCGGCGCGAGCCGCAAGCAGGTCGGCCGGTCGGTCACCCTCGAGGCCTTCGTCGTCGGTCTGATCGGCAGCATCATCGGTATCGCCGCGGGCGTCGCGCTCGCCTACGGCCTGCGCGCGGCACTGAACGCCGCGGATCTCGGACTGCCGTCGGGCCCGCTGCAGTTGTCCCCGCGCACCGTGATCGTCGCGCTGCTCGTCGGCGTGGTCGTGACGATGGTCAGCGCCTACGCCCCGGCGCGGCGCGCGACCCACGTTCCGCCCGTCGCCGCGATGCGCGAGGAATCCACAGCGACCGTCGAGTCGCTGCGCATCCGCACGATCATCGGTGTGCTCTGCGCGATCGTCGGTGCGGCACTCGTCGTGGTGGGCGCACAGCAGGTCGGTGGCGGCGCGGCCTCGACCGTCGGTATCGGCGCCTTCCTGCTGATCCTGTCGGTGCTGTTCGCGGCGCCGGCGTTGTCCCGGCCCGTCGTGAACGCGCTCGGTGCGGTCTTCGCTCGGCCGTTCGGGGCGATCGGCCGGCTCGCGCGCACCAATGCGACCCGCAATCCGCGTCGCACCGCCGCGACCGCGTTCGCCCTCACCCTGGGGCTGATGCTCGTCTCCGTCATCGGGGTATTCGGGTCGTCGGCGAAGGCCAGTGTCGACGCGCTCGTCGACAACGGGGTCGAGGCGGACTTCATGCTCACCGGGCCGCAGATGTTCGGTGTCCCGGCCCCCGCCGCCGAGGCGGTCCGCGGAGTGGACGGCATCGAGGAGGTCGTGCCCGCCTACGGCGTGCAGGCCAAGATCGACGAGGACTTCGAGTTCGGCACCGGAGCGGGCGGGCCCCTCCAGGACGTTCTCGACCTGGACATGGTCGCGGGAGCCTTCGAGGTGACCGGGAACGAGATTCTCGTCTCGCAGGCCTCGGCGGACGACCACGGCTGGGAAGTGGGCTCCACCGTTCCGCTCACCAGTCGCGACGGCGACACCGTCGACACCACGGTCGCCGGCATCTTCGCCGACAACCAGCTGATCGGTCCGTGGGTCGTCTCGCAGGAGCTGTTCGAGCAGTTCACGCCGCCGAACAACCGGTCGGCGCTCGTCGTCCTCATGAACACCGTCGACGGTGCCGATCCGGAGACCGTGCGCGCGTCGATCGAGGAGGCCGTCAAGGACTACGTGATCGTGCAGGTCCTCGACCGTGAGCAGTTCAAGGGTCAGCAGGCGCAGCAGATCGACATGCTCCTCGCGATCCTCTACGGCCTGCTCGCCCTCGCCGTAGTCATCGCCATCCTCGGCATCGTCAACACCCTCGCGCTGTCGGTGGTGGAACGGCGGCGGGAAATCGGCATGCTCCGCGCCGTCGGTATGCAACGCGCCCAGGTGCGTCGCACGATCTACCTGGAGTCGCTGCTCATCGCGGTCTTCGGCGCGGTCGTGGGTGTCGTGCTCGGTCTCGCGTTCGGCTGGGCGTTCGTACGCACCCTCGCCGATCAGGGACTCGACATCATCTCGGTGCCGTGGTCGCAGGTCGTCGGCATGCTCGTCGCGTCCGGCATCATCGGTGTCCTCGCGGCGCTGTGGCCCGGCCAGCGTGCGGCGAAGACGCCGCCGCTCGAAGCGATCAGCGACATGTAG
- a CDS encoding ABC transporter ATP-binding protein: protein MPLHSAPAARAQDLKKIYGTGETAVHALDGVTADFAAGEFTAIMGPSGSGKSTLMHCLAGLDSATSGAVFIGDTDLTTLSDKGMTQLRRDRIGFVFQAFNLVPTLTALENITLPVDIAGRKIDQEWLDTVVTRLGLTDRLGHRPGELSGGQQQRVACARALAGRPEIIFGDEPTGNLDSRSSGEVLSILRAAVDEFDQTVVIVTHDPRAAGYADRVVFLADGRIVDEMREPTAERVLDRMKQFDPASAAPVAE, encoded by the coding sequence ATGCCACTGCACTCGGCCCCAGCAGCCCGCGCCCAGGACCTGAAGAAGATCTACGGAACCGGAGAAACCGCGGTACACGCCCTCGACGGTGTGACCGCGGATTTCGCCGCCGGTGAGTTCACCGCGATCATGGGTCCCTCCGGATCGGGCAAGTCGACCCTCATGCACTGCCTCGCAGGTCTCGACAGCGCGACCTCCGGAGCGGTCTTCATCGGCGACACCGATCTGACGACCCTGTCCGACAAGGGGATGACCCAGCTGCGGCGCGACCGCATCGGCTTCGTCTTCCAGGCGTTCAACCTCGTCCCCACCCTCACCGCGCTCGAGAACATCACCCTGCCGGTGGACATCGCGGGCCGCAAGATCGATCAGGAATGGCTCGACACCGTCGTCACCCGTCTCGGTCTCACCGACCGTCTCGGACACCGCCCCGGCGAATTGTCCGGTGGCCAGCAGCAGCGTGTCGCGTGCGCGCGTGCCCTCGCGGGCCGGCCGGAGATCATCTTCGGCGACGAGCCGACCGGCAACCTCGACTCCCGCTCGTCCGGTGAGGTGCTGTCCATCCTGCGGGCGGCCGTCGACGAGTTCGACCAGACCGTCGTGATCGTCACCCACGACCCGCGTGCCGCCGGCTACGCCGACCGCGTGGTGTTCCTCGCCGACGGACGCATCGTCGACGAGATGCGCGAACCGACGGCCGAACGAGTGCTCGACCGGATGAAACAGTTCGATCCCGCCTCCGCGGCTCCCGTGGCGGAATAG
- a CDS encoding SDR family NAD(P)-dependent oxidoreductase, which translates to MGTLEGGKLDGRVALITGAGQGVGQGVAFALARQGVAIAVAGRTESKLIDTAEQIRAFGGTAEPVVCDIADPDAIAAAVDRTVRAFGGVDILVNNASFNPLGPLLDLKPAVLEKAYRSGPLAALHAMQLVHPIMKERGGGSIVNMVTSAAVRWDASGYGGYASTKEALRSLTRTAASEWGVDGIRVNAIAPHALSPGLKWWTEKNPEEAAEFVQTIPLRRIGDPEEDIGRAVAWIVSDDARYLTGATIPLDGGQARWA; encoded by the coding sequence ATGGGCACACTCGAAGGCGGCAAACTCGACGGCAGGGTCGCGCTGATCACCGGCGCAGGTCAGGGGGTCGGTCAGGGGGTTGCGTTCGCGCTGGCCCGCCAAGGTGTGGCCATCGCGGTCGCCGGCCGGACCGAGTCGAAGCTGATCGACACCGCCGAGCAGATCCGCGCCTTCGGTGGCACCGCCGAGCCGGTCGTGTGCGACATCGCCGATCCGGATGCGATCGCCGCCGCGGTGGACCGCACGGTCAGAGCCTTCGGAGGTGTCGACATCCTCGTCAACAACGCGAGCTTCAATCCGCTCGGGCCGCTGCTCGACCTGAAGCCGGCCGTGCTGGAGAAGGCGTACCGCTCGGGTCCGCTCGCCGCGCTGCACGCCATGCAACTCGTCCACCCGATCATGAAGGAACGCGGTGGCGGGTCGATCGTCAACATGGTCACCTCCGCCGCGGTGCGCTGGGACGCGAGTGGTTACGGCGGCTACGCCTCGACCAAGGAGGCACTGCGGTCGCTGACCCGCACCGCGGCATCCGAATGGGGAGTCGATGGCATCCGAGTCAATGCCATCGCCCCGCACGCCCTTTCGCCGGGCCTGAAATGGTGGACGGAGAAGAACCCGGAGGAGGCCGCCGAGTTCGTGCAAACCATCCCGCTCCGCCGCATCGGCGACCCCGAAGAGGACATCGGGCGCGCCGTGGCGTGGATTGTGAGCGACGACGCACGCTATCTCACCGGCGCGACGATCCCGCTGGACGGGGGTCAGGCACGCTGGGCCTGA
- a CDS encoding deoxyribonuclease IV: MRIGAHVRQDDDPIGQGEHLGADLVQVFLSDPQKWTKPGEHPRTEEILASDVDVVVHSPYVINVASLNNRVRMPSRKAVADHAEAAARIGALGLVVHGGHVRAGEDVAAGVENWRKLFERQEDKGGFGVPILVENTAGGDFAMARYIDAIGRLWDAIGDYGPGFCLDTCHAWAGGEDLVGVVERVRAVTGRIDLVHLNNSRDEFDSARDRHANLADGQIDPQLLAEIAVQADAPIVLETPAEGLAEDIAFLREHST; the protein is encoded by the coding sequence ATGCGGATAGGTGCGCACGTCCGGCAGGACGACGATCCCATCGGTCAGGGCGAACATCTCGGTGCCGATCTGGTGCAGGTGTTTCTGTCGGACCCGCAGAAATGGACGAAGCCCGGTGAGCATCCGCGCACCGAGGAGATCCTCGCATCGGACGTCGACGTGGTGGTGCACTCGCCGTACGTCATCAACGTAGCGAGCCTGAACAACAGGGTGCGGATGCCGTCGCGCAAGGCCGTCGCCGACCACGCCGAGGCGGCCGCGCGTATCGGTGCGCTCGGGCTGGTGGTCCACGGCGGGCACGTGCGCGCGGGTGAGGATGTCGCCGCCGGGGTGGAGAACTGGCGCAAGCTGTTCGAACGGCAGGAGGACAAGGGCGGGTTCGGGGTGCCGATCCTCGTCGAGAACACGGCGGGCGGCGACTTCGCGATGGCCCGCTACATCGACGCGATCGGACGTCTGTGGGACGCCATCGGCGACTACGGTCCCGGCTTCTGCCTCGACACCTGCCACGCCTGGGCGGGCGGTGAGGATCTCGTCGGTGTCGTCGAACGGGTGCGTGCGGTCACCGGCCGGATCGATTTGGTGCACCTGAACAATTCGCGTGACGAGTTCGATTCGGCCCGCGACCGGCACGCCAATCTCGCCGACGGGCAGATCGATCCGCAGTTGCTCGCGGAGATCGCGGTGCAGGCCGACGCACCGATCGTGCTCGAGACCCCGGCGGAGGGACTCGCCGAGGACATCGCCTTCCTGCGGGAGCACTCGACCTGA
- a CDS encoding TetR family transcriptional regulator has product MTSEAGTRRPGRRPGNSGARGDILASARELFAANGFDKTTVRAVAARAGVDPALVHHYFGTKLQLFTASIALPVDPRDVLAPVYAAEPENLGRALTTALLGVWDSPHRDAAVAMFRAQIAGGDSGLIRSFLLEVALAPLFERIDRPVGTGRLRAELVATQMTGIMLVRYIIGLEPLASMSSEQLVEIVAPTVQRYLTGDLPGM; this is encoded by the coding sequence GTGACGAGCGAGGCCGGGACGCGGCGCCCCGGCCGCCGTCCCGGGAACTCGGGCGCGCGCGGCGACATCCTCGCGAGCGCCCGGGAACTGTTTGCCGCCAACGGTTTCGACAAGACGACGGTGCGTGCGGTAGCGGCCCGTGCAGGGGTGGACCCGGCGCTCGTGCACCACTACTTCGGCACCAAGCTGCAGCTGTTCACCGCGTCCATCGCGCTGCCGGTCGATCCGCGCGACGTCCTCGCCCCCGTCTACGCGGCCGAACCCGAAAATCTCGGCCGTGCCCTCACGACCGCCCTTCTCGGTGTGTGGGACTCCCCGCACCGCGACGCGGCCGTGGCGATGTTCCGTGCGCAGATCGCCGGGGGCGACAGCGGTCTGATCCGCTCGTTCCTGCTGGAAGTCGCGCTCGCACCGCTGTTCGAGCGTATCGACCGTCCCGTCGGCACCGGCCGGCTGCGGGCCGAACTGGTGGCCACCCAGATGACCGGGATCATGCTGGTGCGCTACATCATCGGACTCGAACCGCTCGCGTCGATGTCGTCGGAGCAGCTCGTCGAGATCGTCGCCCCCACTGTGCAGCGCTATCTGACCGGCGACCTGCCCGGCATGTGA